In the Pontibacillus sp. HMF3514 genome, CTTCCCTTCTCCCCTTTGGAATGGGGCTCAATCAACAGAGGATCGACCGCTAACTGTAAGTGAAATTGAAGTTCTAGGCGGAATTGGAAAAGATGGTGATGGTGATGATATAGCCGATCGGACAAATGATTACGATATTTTATATACAATGGCAGATTGGATCAAACAGTATGGTACATCTAAACAAGACATTAAAATAGCCATCTGGAATTATTATCAACGAGAATTATCCGTGCAAACAATCATGAATACAGCAAAGGTGTATGAAAAATTTAATACAATAGATCTTCAAAATCACATGTTCCCTGTCCCTCTATATCATAACTATAGTTATAAAAATACGTGGGGAGATGCACGTGGATTTGGTGGAAGAAGAATTCATGAAGGCACCGATATATTTGCTAGCTATGGGGTCCCTGTTAGAGCAACATCTTATGGGGTTGTAGAAATGAAAGGATGGAACCGTTACGGTGGTTGGAGAATTGGTGTGCGCGATATCAATAACATATACCATTATTTTGCTCACTTAAACGGATTTGAAAAAGGTGTGAAGGTTGGACAAGTTGTAAAACCAGGTGATGTTATTGGTTATGTAGGTGCCACTGGATATGGTCCACCAGGCACGTCTGGGAAGTTCCCGCCTCACCTCCATTATGGAATGTATAGAGATAACGGATATAGTGAGTGGTCATTTGATCCCTACCCTTATTTAAGGAAATGGGAACGAGAGACACGAAAACTAAAAAAATAAAAAAAGGATTGGATGCTAAATGCACCCAATCCTTTAGTTTTAATCATTACTAGGTGTTTTCACTGCATTAATTATACTTGCAGCTAAACCTCCCCAGATTAGTACCATACTAATAACCATCATGATAATTGCACTCACGCTCATTAGCCACTAACCTCCTTATCTGAGTTAACGCTCGTTTCCTTTCCACCTCTCCATTTGAAGAGTGAGAAAACAACTGCAAAGACAATAACTAGGGCTAATGCACCCATACCCCAAGGTCCAACTACAGCAAGCGGATAACCATCAACATACGGTGCTGTAAAGTCGTTCTTCAGTTGTAATATCATCATATATCCTAATAGGACTGGTGTAATAACCGTTAAACAAATCGTCCACCATGCACCAAGACGAATTTGAGATAAACCATCTGCATGATCTTTCAATGTTTTTACTTTGCGAATTGCCCAGGCAATAAGAATAACCTCGAGTAAACCACCCAGACCAACTCCAACAGTTAGAACATAACGGTCAACAGCTGTTAAGAAGTGTGCTCCACCTTGTGTAGCGTAAACTAACGAAATAAGAGCAGATAAACCGCCACCGATCGCTACAGCTTTTGTACGAGTAATATTGAACTTCTCTTGGAATGCCAGAATGTATGTTTCACAAATGGATATAAGTGAAGATAATCCTGCTAGTACTAAGGAAGCAAAGAATAAGAATCCAAAAAATCCATTTAAGAACGGCATTTCATTAATAATTTGCGGGAAGACTGCGAACGCTAGTCCAACTCCAGCTCCAGCAAAATCATCAATTCCACCACCAGTTGTGACTGCTACGAAACCAATCGCACTGAATACACCAATACCAGCAAGTAATTCAAAACCAGAGTTACTTAAACCAGTAATGAATGCGTTGTTCGTAATATCAGATTTTTTCGGTAAATAACTTGAATACGTGATCATAATTGCAAAACAGATAGACAAGCTGAAGAAAATTTGAGTATAAGCAGCTGTCCATACAGTTGGATCAGTCAACTGAGACCAATTAGGTTGGAAGAATGCATTTAAGCCTTCTGCAGCACCTTCTAGTGTTACTGCACGGATAACAATAATTAAGAATAAGACCACAAGTGTAGGTATGAAAACTTTATTTGCAGCTTCTACACCCTTTTTAATTCCTTTAAATAAAACACTTAATACGACAGCCCATACGATAATCAATGGGAAAAGCACTCCAGGGACTAGACTCCCCATTTGTGTTGGAGGATCACTGACTTGCAAATAATCCGCGAATAAGAATGCTTGAGTATCACTTCCCCAAGATAGGTTAAAGGAAAACCAAGCATATGCTAATGCCCAACCGATAATAACGGCGTAGTATGTTGATATCCCAAATGAGACAAATACTTGGAACCAACCGAGAGCTTCAGACTTTTTATTTAACCTTGCAAAGGTTAATGGTGATGAACCGCGGAACTTATGTCCCATAGTAAATTCCATAATCAGGATCGGAATCCCAGCTGTAAATAGTGCAATTAAATAAGGTAAGAAGAATGCTCCTCCACCGTTGTCATAAGCAACATATGGGAATCGCCAAATGTTACCTAGACCAATAGCAGAACCAACTGCCGCCAATATAAATCCGGCGCGTGTTCCCCATTGTGATCGATTTTCCATAGAAAGACCTCCCCTTCAATCTTTCCTCATAAAAAATAAGCATATGCTTATTTTTGTATGAGAATGTTCAAATTTTCTGATTATTTCCGCTGTTTCAGTATTGATTATAGCGAGTCCAAACACTCTTGTAAAGGTAATGTTTTAATTTTCAGTATTTTCTAATTATGACTTTTGGTCTATACACTGATATTAGTGGGTTTTAGTTTTAATGGAAATTATATCCTTTCATCTGTAAAGTACGTGTGGAGTGTACGAATTTGCATGATAAGGTCCATCTTTCTGGATGATCTTCCCTGCTCCTGCGCGGAGCTCCCATGAAAAAAACCAGCAATCATATACATGATTACTGGCTAATAAAGTTATTCTTCTATACTATTTTGTTTTGGCTGAAACAAAAGAACAACTGCAAGCACAATCACTAATGTGACAACTAGAGAAAGAATTGTACTTGTAGTAAATCCAAAGATCACATACCCTACTGAAGCAGCAAGCGCTCCAATTAATGCATATGGTAGCTGTGTCATAACGTGATCAATATGGTTAGATCCCGCTCCTGTTGAAGACAAGATCGTTGTATCTGAAATTGGTGAACAATGGTCTCCAAACACACTACCTGCCAATACGGCAGCAAGAGATGGTAAGAACATCGCTACGTCTAAAGTAGCAGCAATTTCTCCTGCGATCGGAAGCATAATTCCAAATGTACCCCAAGAAGTTCCTGTTGCGAAAGCCATAAATCCAGCTACGATAAACATCATAAATGGCAAGAATGTTGGACTAATATTAGCATTTTTTACTTGTTCCGCTAAATATTCGCCAGTTCCCATAGAACCAATAATCGTTCCAATCATCCAAGCTAAAACTAAGATGTAAATAGCCGGAAGCATCGCTTTAATTCCTTCAACAACTACTTTGCCTGTAGAAGATTTTGACCCTTGTAAGAACATATAAAGAACCAGTCCGCTTAATGCAGCAAATAGGCCACCGTAGAATAAGGAACGGTTTACGTTCGTATTTGCAAAGATGCTTAGAATGGATACTTCTTCTTCAGCTGGTGTGCCTTGAATACCAGTGATAAACATGGTAGTCACTGTAGCCACGATTAAAACAAGAATTGGAATGATTAGATGATAAATTTTACCTCTTTGAGTTGCCTTAAATTCATTATTCAGATCTCCTGGCACTTCTTTACTTGGATCCACTAGCTCGCCTGTAGTTTGTGCTTTTTCTTCGTGTTTTCTCATAGCGCCAATATCAAAATTACGATAAATCATTAAGAATACTAAGAATATAGCACCAAACACGTAGAAGTTCATTGGGATCATACGAAGAAATGCTTCAAGTTCTCCATACCCCGTGATCTCCTGCGTCGCAATAATTGTACCAATCAACCCAATGATATATGCACCCCAACTTGAGATTGGAGATACAACTGTAATTGGAGCTGATGTTGAGTCAATAATATAGGCTAACTTCGCACGAGAAACGTTATAACGGTCTGTTAAAGGACGAGCGACTTGGCCGACAGCTAAGCTGTTGAAATAATCATCAATGAAAATGATAAGACCTAATATCCCCGGCATAGTCTGTGCGCCCTTACGAGTGCGAATACGGTGAATAGCCCACTCTCCAAAAGCAGCACTTCCGCCTGAAGCAGTCATAAAGGCAGTTGTAATGCCTAATAAGATAAGAAAGCTTAATAATTGAATGCTGCCAACCTGAAGATCTCCATCAACATAGAATATCTGTGAGAAGCTCATCCATATTTCATTAAATGATGGCACGATATTAAAGCTATTTAACATGAATGCTCCGACAACAATGCCTGCTCCTAAAGAAAGTAAAACCTGTCTTGTTAGTAACACAAGAACAAGCATAATGATTGGTGGAATGAGTGAAAGAATTCCAAATTCCATTTTGTTCCCTCCTATTGTTTTTAAATAAGTACCTATCCTCTTATAGGATGGCCTGAAGGAACGATGGACATGTAGATGCTGTGTACTGAAGTTTTTTAGAGGAATATAATAAAAAAACAGGCAATGATAGAGTCAATAACTATCATTACCTGCTTTTAAGAAGCAAATAATATTGGTTATCCTCCATCTCGATCAGTAGCGCATCATGCAATCCATACGTTCAGATTTGCATGACAGTATATTCCTTATTCAAGAACATACCAGCATAAAAAGGAAGACACCTATCTTATACTTCGGCAAGTAGCCCTTTTCCCTATGATCCTCGTTGTCATCCTCCCATAGGGTACTTATGCTAAATGCACCTCTACCTCATCGATATGATAAGGGTAGATTCGATTCAGTTGTCACGATGATTACTATATCAACATTTTTTTAGTTTGGCAAGGACCCAAATGGAATTTCTACAGAAGGATTTGTGCCTCCTTCACTATTGTTATAAAATTCCGGTACATCCCCATGAACGGTGTTTTGTGCAATAGGAATTTCGGTTTCTACGGTAGTTGTATCAGTGGAAAATGGTAATAAAATTCTTAAATTTACCTTAACACGTAAATAGAGTTGATACATTGTATTATTAATGGGATGATACTCTACTTTTGCTATAACTTGAGACTCCACATCCCCAATTGTCGCAAAATGAACGGGGATCTTAGGACCTAGATTATTTAGTAAAACATTATTCGTTACTTGCCCTAAAGGTATTCTTGCAATCTGTGGCTTTTCTAACAATTCTTGCTGTGTTGAACCGTTTTCTTGATCCACATCAATATCTAATGACTCACCTGGCTCGACTGCCTTTCCTTCTTCTAATCTTTCTAAATATTGTTGAACGCGGTAATGGGTTTGATAGTGTGTTCGATTAATCAATGGCATATTCCATTGGACAGAGCGTACATAGCCATTACTGTCATTTTCATCAATGATGATGATATCTTCATTTAACCCATCTCCAATTTTTTTATTTACCGCTTCGAATATGGCATTCCTTGCAAATTGATCCGTCTTAGCCTCAGCAATTTCTAAGAGTTTGGGTTCAAGTCCTTTGTTAATAATCCATAAGCTACCAAAAGTACTTATGATAAAAAACACAAAGGTTACCATAAATATTTGTCCGGGCGGAGGTGGTGCCATGGGTTTATGTTTTCGTCTAATTTTTTTCATAAAAAACCCCCTCTCCTAAACTTTATGCAAGTCTAGGACAGGGTTTGACTAAAAAACTTATGCATTTTTACTAAATAGTGTCGTATCACATTCTGTGACAATAACATTTAACTCTTTCGACATGTCTATTTCATAATACTCAGCGAGTTCCTGACCATTTTCCTCCAATATTCGAACCACTGGACGGTCACTGACATGTTTGTTTTGACGAGAAACAATCC is a window encoding:
- a CDS encoding sodium-dependent transporter, which gives rise to MENRSQWGTRAGFILAAVGSAIGLGNIWRFPYVAYDNGGGAFFLPYLIALFTAGIPILIMEFTMGHKFRGSSPLTFARLNKKSEALGWFQVFVSFGISTYYAVIIGWALAYAWFSFNLSWGSDTQAFLFADYLQVSDPPTQMGSLVPGVLFPLIIVWAVVLSVLFKGIKKGVEAANKVFIPTLVVLFLIIVIRAVTLEGAAEGLNAFFQPNWSQLTDPTVWTAAYTQIFFSLSICFAIMITYSSYLPKKSDITNNAFITGLSNSGFELLAGIGVFSAIGFVAVTTGGGIDDFAGAGVGLAFAVFPQIINEMPFLNGFFGFLFFASLVLAGLSSLISICETYILAFQEKFNITRTKAVAIGGGLSALISLVYATQGGAHFLTAVDRYVLTVGVGLGGLLEVILIAWAIRKVKTLKDHADGLSQIRLGAWWTICLTVITPVLLGYMMILQLKNDFTAPYVDGYPLAVVGPWGMGALALVIVFAVVFSLFKWRGGKETSVNSDKEVSG
- a CDS encoding Na+/H+ antiporter NhaC family protein, which translates into the protein MEFGILSLIPPIIMLVLVLLTRQVLLSLGAGIVVGAFMLNSFNIVPSFNEIWMSFSQIFYVDGDLQVGSIQLLSFLILLGITTAFMTASGGSAAFGEWAIHRIRTRKGAQTMPGILGLIIFIDDYFNSLAVGQVARPLTDRYNVSRAKLAYIIDSTSAPITVVSPISSWGAYIIGLIGTIIATQEITGYGELEAFLRMIPMNFYVFGAIFLVFLMIYRNFDIGAMRKHEEKAQTTGELVDPSKEVPGDLNNEFKATQRGKIYHLIIPILVLIVATVTTMFITGIQGTPAEEEVSILSIFANTNVNRSLFYGGLFAALSGLVLYMFLQGSKSSTGKVVVEGIKAMLPAIYILVLAWMIGTIIGSMGTGEYLAEQVKNANISPTFLPFMMFIVAGFMAFATGTSWGTFGIMLPIAGEIAATLDVAMFLPSLAAVLAGSVFGDHCSPISDTTILSSTGAGSNHIDHVMTQLPYALIGALAASVGYVIFGFTTSTILSLVVTLVIVLAVVLLFQPKQNSIEE
- a CDS encoding methionine/alanine import family NSS transporter small subunit; the protein is MSVSAIIMMVISMVLIWGGLAASIINAVKTPSND
- the yunB gene encoding sporulation protein YunB; protein product: MKKIRRKHKPMAPPPPGQIFMVTFVFFIISTFGSLWIINKGLEPKLLEIAEAKTDQFARNAIFEAVNKKIGDGLNEDIIIIDENDSNGYVRSVQWNMPLINRTHYQTHYRVQQYLERLEEGKAVEPGESLDIDVDQENGSTQQELLEKPQIARIPLGQVTNNVLLNNLGPKIPVHFATIGDVESQVIAKVEYHPINNTMYQLYLRVKVNLRILLPFSTDTTTVETEIPIAQNTVHGDVPEFYNNSEGGTNPSVEIPFGSLPN
- a CDS encoding M23 family metallopeptidase codes for the protein MNQFGGVIVLIICLIVPTISQAEPEQDPYKQKMDLFKSMETLTQIPWYYLAAIDQYEKHIHKSHASDDLISITFPSPLWNGAQSTEDRPLTVSEIEVLGGIGKDGDGDDIADRTNDYDILYTMADWIKQYGTSKQDIKIAIWNYYQRELSVQTIMNTAKVYEKFNTIDLQNHMFPVPLYHNYSYKNTWGDARGFGGRRIHEGTDIFASYGVPVRATSYGVVEMKGWNRYGGWRIGVRDINNIYHYFAHLNGFEKGVKVGQVVKPGDVIGYVGATGYGPPGTSGKFPPHLHYGMYRDNGYSEWSFDPYPYLRKWERETRKLKK